A window of Sphingobacterium sp. lm-10 contains these coding sequences:
- a CDS encoding TonB-dependent receptor, with protein MNKFILSLSVLLLISPFLYGQQTLRGKVVNSQNQPIPFATVTIRETNQRLSADADGLFSVVPTQAPPYHIRAVSVGYKTHEQLVSTEPEQAVTLRLETENQVQEVIVTSRRRQEQLQDVPIPISVVSGKFVEEAGAFNVNRLKEIVPSVQLYSSNPRNTGISIRGLGTTFGLTNDGIDPGVGFYVDGVYYARNAVTTLDFIDVEQIEVLRGPQGTLFGKNTVAGAFNITTRKPTFHATADAEVSYGNYGFIQAKGSISGPITSKLAARLSFSGTQRDGLIYNVATQKHTNELNNLGLRGQLLYKPSDKVDVLFAADLTRQRPDGYAQVFAGVAPTQRAPYRQFEQIIADLNYDLPSRNPFDRIIDHDTPWRSGQDLGGLSANVDVQVAGGTLTSTTAWRFWNWDPSNDRDFTGLQALALSQAPSRHDQWSQEVRWAGDFSDKLGAVFGVYVFGQSLNADPAHTEQAGIHQWRFAQSSESPLWQTPGLFEGLGIRSYPSMRSFSGAVFTQFDWEVLPNLRLLPGLRLNYDDKSVDFRREVYGGLQTDDPALIALQRGLYSNQAFEASIDDTNLSGQLTVAYKANERINAFATYSTSFKPVGLNLGGLPNQDGQPMLELAVIRPERVSHYELGIKTQPTDNTILNVTLHNSDVYDYQTQVQAADLSVNRGYLANAEQVRVRGIEVDGNARVQDWLTLYGSLAYTDGRYISFTNAPPPLEGTGGPNFIDISGGRLPGISEWATSFGGEVKTKSAQFLGQRGEYFFALDGFYRSSFSSNPSPSAYLVVPAYTLVNPRIGFRSQDGVSVTVWARNVFDTNYFEQLLPGAGNSGHYAAVLGDPRTFGITLRYAWR; from the coding sequence ATGAACAAATTTATACTATCACTAAGCGTTCTTTTATTGATTTCACCATTTTTATATGGGCAGCAAACTTTACGCGGTAAAGTGGTCAACAGTCAGAATCAACCCATTCCTTTTGCCACGGTTACGATTAGAGAAACCAATCAGCGCCTATCTGCCGACGCAGATGGGCTGTTCTCTGTAGTGCCCACTCAGGCTCCTCCCTATCATATTAGAGCGGTATCGGTGGGTTATAAGACGCATGAACAGTTAGTTTCTACAGAACCTGAGCAGGCGGTTACTCTTCGATTAGAAACGGAAAATCAGGTACAGGAGGTTATTGTTACGTCCCGCCGTCGTCAAGAGCAACTACAGGATGTACCTATTCCAATTTCCGTAGTCAGTGGCAAGTTTGTAGAAGAAGCGGGTGCTTTCAACGTCAATCGATTGAAAGAAATTGTCCCTTCTGTACAATTGTATTCTTCCAACCCTAGAAATACCGGTATTAGCATCCGCGGGCTGGGAACTACCTTCGGGCTTACCAACGATGGTATAGATCCTGGCGTCGGCTTTTATGTTGATGGCGTGTATTATGCACGAAACGCTGTTACTACGCTGGATTTTATTGATGTCGAACAAATTGAGGTATTGCGTGGTCCACAAGGAACGTTGTTTGGAAAGAATACTGTAGCTGGTGCATTCAACATTACCACGCGCAAGCCGACATTTCACGCTACCGCCGATGCAGAAGTTTCGTATGGGAATTATGGTTTTATCCAAGCAAAGGGATCTATTAGTGGTCCGATCACGAGCAAACTAGCCGCCAGATTGTCGTTTAGCGGAACCCAGCGCGATGGACTTATCTATAACGTGGCTACACAGAAGCACACTAACGAATTGAATAATTTAGGCTTACGCGGACAATTATTGTACAAGCCTTCCGACAAAGTCGATGTGTTATTTGCGGCGGATTTAACACGACAACGCCCCGACGGTTATGCCCAGGTATTTGCCGGAGTAGCACCTACGCAGCGCGCACCGTATCGGCAATTCGAACAGATTATTGCGGATCTAAACTACGATTTGCCTTCTCGTAATCCGTTTGATCGCATCATAGATCACGATACGCCTTGGCGCTCTGGGCAAGATTTGGGTGGTCTGTCGGCCAATGTAGATGTACAGGTGGCTGGTGGTACATTGACTTCCACTACAGCCTGGCGATTCTGGAACTGGGATCCGTCAAACGACCGGGATTTTACCGGTTTACAGGCATTAGCACTCTCTCAGGCGCCATCTCGGCATGATCAATGGTCGCAGGAAGTACGTTGGGCAGGAGATTTTTCTGACAAGCTAGGGGCGGTGTTTGGTGTATATGTTTTTGGACAATCCCTCAATGCAGATCCGGCACATACGGAACAGGCCGGGATCCATCAATGGCGATTTGCGCAAAGTTCCGAAAGTCCGCTTTGGCAAACACCAGGGCTTTTCGAAGGCTTAGGCATCCGTTCCTATCCGAGTATGCGTTCTTTCAGTGGTGCGGTATTTACCCAATTTGACTGGGAAGTGTTACCAAACCTGCGTTTATTGCCCGGATTGCGTCTGAATTACGACGATAAATCGGTTGATTTTCGGCGAGAGGTCTACGGTGGGTTACAAACAGATGATCCAGCGCTCATTGCCTTACAACGAGGATTATACAGCAATCAGGCATTCGAAGCCAGTATTGACGATACCAATTTATCAGGGCAGTTAACCGTTGCTTATAAAGCTAACGAGCGGATCAATGCGTTTGCGACCTATTCAACGAGTTTCAAGCCAGTAGGACTTAATCTGGGTGGTCTGCCAAATCAGGATGGTCAACCTATGCTAGAGCTGGCGGTTATCCGACCTGAGCGTGTATCTCATTACGAGTTAGGTATCAAAACACAACCTACAGACAACACCATCTTAAATGTAACCCTACACAATTCTGATGTGTATGATTATCAAACCCAAGTGCAAGCCGCTGATCTTTCTGTAAATCGAGGATATCTGGCCAATGCCGAGCAAGTGCGCGTTCGCGGAATTGAGGTAGATGGAAATGCGCGTGTGCAAGATTGGTTAACCCTATACGGTTCATTGGCCTATACCGACGGTAGGTATATCTCATTTACCAATGCGCCGCCACCATTAGAAGGCACCGGAGGCCCTAACTTTATCGATATTTCTGGCGGCAGACTGCCAGGCATCTCCGAATGGGCTACCTCGTTTGGTGGAGAAGTGAAAACAAAATCAGCACAATTTCTAGGACAGCGAGGAGAATACTTTTTTGCGCTTGATGGATTCTACCGCTCTTCATTTTCTTCCAATCCGTCGCCATCAGCCTACCTGGTTGTACCAGCATATACATTGGTCAATCCGCGAATCGGATTTCGCTCACAGGATGGTGTTTCAGTAACGGTATGGGCACGCAATGTCTTCGATACCAATTATTTCGAACAGCTGCTTCCTGGTGCAGGAAATTCAGGGCACTATGCGGCCGTATTGGGCGATCCGCGTACTTTTGGAATCACACTCCGTTATGCTTGGAGATAA
- a CDS encoding LD-carboxypeptidase — protein MKTPPYLKKGDVVAIVATASAIRDGIANGIRTLEQWGLEVRVSHSVNATWNTFAGTDDIRREDLQTTLDDPIVKAVFAARGGYGTVRIIDGIDWTKFREFPKWVIGFSDITVLHSHIQRQTDMPSIHGQMPKTFEEGSAGSIASLRKALFGEEYSLEYSANNHHNRLGEANASLIGGNLAILQSIIASPSDPVYDGKILFLEDVGEALYNIDRMLWTLKRAGKLNKLRGLLVGGFTSLKESDPPYGHTVEAIIMEKVKEFDYPVAFDFPAGHISDNRALIFGRDAHLQVENNHVKLTYDL, from the coding sequence ATGAAAACACCTCCATACTTGAAAAAAGGTGATGTCGTTGCGATTGTCGCTACGGCAAGTGCTATCCGAGATGGCATTGCCAACGGGATTCGCACGCTAGAACAATGGGGGTTGGAGGTTCGCGTGAGCCATTCGGTCAACGCTACTTGGAATACCTTTGCAGGCACTGATGATATACGCCGAGAGGATCTACAAACGACTTTAGATGACCCAATAGTAAAAGCAGTATTTGCCGCTCGGGGAGGCTATGGCACTGTACGTATTATCGATGGAATTGATTGGACGAAATTTCGTGAGTTTCCAAAATGGGTGATTGGCTTCAGCGATATCACGGTATTGCACAGCCATATTCAGCGACAAACGGATATGCCTTCTATACATGGGCAAATGCCTAAGACCTTTGAAGAAGGTTCCGCCGGATCTATCGCCTCTTTGCGGAAGGCATTATTCGGCGAAGAATACAGCCTCGAATACAGTGCCAATAACCATCACAATCGCTTGGGCGAGGCCAACGCCTCGCTTATCGGCGGAAACCTAGCCATCCTTCAAAGTATTATTGCGTCTCCCTCTGATCCGGTATACGATGGAAAAATCTTATTTCTTGAAGATGTGGGCGAAGCCTTGTATAATATCGATCGCATGCTCTGGACATTGAAACGCGCCGGCAAACTGAACAAACTGCGCGGACTCCTTGTCGGAGGTTTCACTTCGTTAAAGGAGAGCGATCCTCCTTACGGACATACGGTAGAAGCAATCATTATGGAAAAAGTAAAGGAATTTGATTATCCGGTTGCCTTTGACTTTCCGGCTGGCCATATATCGGATAACCGTGCGTTGATATTCGGCCGAGATGCACATTTACAAGTGGAAAACAATCATGTTAAACTGACTTACGATTTATAA
- a CDS encoding RNA polymerase sigma factor translates to MDERTLLIRYRQTGNLQDLGELYTPYMSLLYGVCYKYLQDQDQSQDAVMQIFEELISKLRTHEVDNFKSWLYVYARNYCLMHLRRDKRQNRVPIDQHLTEAEEQLSAPEEVVWLEKDFEKLEVCLVALIPEQEQCVRLFYLDKKCYKDIAAITGFDLNKVKSYIQNGKRNLKLCMERM, encoded by the coding sequence ATGGACGAACGCACATTGCTCATACGCTATAGACAGACTGGAAATCTGCAAGATTTGGGAGAATTATACACTCCCTATATGTCCTTGCTTTATGGTGTGTGTTACAAGTACCTGCAAGACCAGGATCAGAGCCAGGATGCGGTGATGCAAATCTTTGAAGAGCTGATCAGCAAACTGCGAACCCATGAGGTAGACAATTTTAAGAGTTGGCTCTATGTGTATGCGCGTAATTACTGCTTGATGCACTTGCGAAGAGATAAAAGACAAAATCGTGTTCCGATAGACCAACATCTTACCGAAGCCGAAGAGCAATTGTCTGCCCCGGAAGAGGTGGTATGGTTGGAGAAGGATTTCGAAAAGCTGGAGGTATGTCTGGTAGCATTGATCCCCGAGCAAGAGCAATGTGTACGCCTATTTTACCTGGACAAGAAATGTTATAAGGATATTGCAGCGATAACTGGTTTTGACCTGAATAAAGTGAAGAGCTACATTCAAAACGGGAAAAGAAACCTAAAGCTGTGTATGGAAAGAATGTAA
- a CDS encoding SymE family type I addiction module toxin, which produces MTTFRKLKIHRKFLTRRWDNITIPEIRLEGKWLEDAGFKQGAYVTIHVKKNRLTITMDKGDQVNT; this is translated from the coding sequence ATGACCACATTCAGGAAATTAAAAATACATCGTAAATTTCTTACTAGAAGGTGGGATAATATCACCATTCCTGAAATTCGGCTAGAAGGAAAATGGCTAGAAGATGCCGGATTTAAGCAGGGTGCTTATGTGACCATTCACGTCAAGAAAAACAGATTAACGATTACGATGGATAAAGGCGACCAAGTAAATACATAA
- a CDS encoding DoxX family protein, whose protein sequence is MESKILKKQYIKLQVWLFSEAKPDPLVFIRVIVGLWMIWYGKDIFIDDWFEERSKTWGEEGLGFSNPILMLYLSKISEIVFGCLFAVGLFTRLSSFILLVIMSVAVVIAQGWKIFPYDRGEITFFYWLFFAAFVFIGGGKYSLDHSLFNRKKYN, encoded by the coding sequence ATGGAGAGTAAAATTTTAAAAAAGCAATACATCAAATTACAAGTATGGTTATTTAGTGAAGCTAAGCCCGATCCATTGGTTTTCATTCGCGTAATAGTTGGACTTTGGATGATTTGGTATGGTAAAGATATTTTTATTGACGATTGGTTTGAGGAACGTAGCAAAACATGGGGTGAGGAAGGTCTGGGTTTTTCGAATCCTATTCTGATGCTTTATCTATCAAAAATCTCTGAAATTGTTTTCGGATGCTTATTTGCTGTAGGACTATTTACGCGCCTTTCGTCTTTTATATTGCTGGTTATTATGTCAGTAGCAGTCGTAATTGCGCAAGGTTGGAAAATCTTTCCGTATGATCGAGGTGAAATTACTTTTTTCTATTGGTTGTTCTTTGCAGCATTTGTCTTTATCGGCGGAGGTAAGTACAGCTTAGATCATTCATTATTTAATAGAAAGAAATACAATTAA
- a CDS encoding 5'-nucleotidase, which produces MPLDFSEILVVGVSSRALFDLETENEIFIKEGISGYRNYQQQHEEELLIPGTAFHLVQRLLHLNKDAKKRIVEVVVMSRNSPETGVRIMNSVRQHNLDITRMAFSGGEPLSPYIDAFDIDLFLSKDSNDVQAVIDSKSCAAAYIYAPPKEFKPLDNRVKIAFDADAVLFSDDSEYRYKTEGLDAFHKYEQEHENEELGEGPFAKLLIKLSKIQEELPTTIELSPLRLAIVTARNAPSHMRVIKTLRKWGVYVDEAYFLGGLSKDKVLKAFGAHIFFDDQDIHLKESSRFVPSGRVPYAHDSPLYKSDLNTVKLEIIKKSNVNGKS; this is translated from the coding sequence ATGCCTTTAGATTTTTCAGAGATTTTAGTAGTAGGCGTTTCTAGCCGCGCTTTATTCGATCTAGAAACCGAGAATGAAATTTTTATAAAAGAAGGTATTTCTGGCTACAGAAATTACCAACAGCAACATGAGGAAGAATTGCTAATTCCAGGAACCGCATTTCACCTCGTTCAACGTCTGCTTCATCTAAATAAAGATGCAAAAAAAAGAATTGTCGAAGTTGTAGTAATGTCACGAAACAGCCCCGAAACAGGTGTTCGAATAATGAACTCTGTTAGACAACACAATCTTGATATAACTCGAATGGCATTCAGCGGTGGAGAACCACTATCTCCTTATATTGACGCTTTCGACATCGACCTATTTCTGAGTAAAGATTCAAATGACGTACAGGCGGTAATTGATTCTAAAAGTTGTGCTGCAGCATATATTTATGCTCCACCTAAGGAGTTTAAACCTCTTGATAATCGAGTAAAAATTGCTTTTGATGCGGATGCAGTACTATTTTCCGACGATTCCGAATACCGGTATAAAACTGAGGGACTAGATGCATTTCATAAATATGAGCAGGAACATGAAAATGAAGAACTTGGTGAGGGACCGTTCGCAAAACTATTAATTAAACTTTCGAAAATTCAAGAAGAACTTCCAACAACAATTGAATTATCTCCTCTAAGATTAGCTATTGTAACAGCAAGAAATGCACCTTCACACATGAGAGTTATTAAGACGTTGAGGAAGTGGGGCGTTTATGTAGATGAAGCTTATTTTCTAGGTGGACTGAGTAAGGATAAGGTGTTAAAAGCATTCGGTGCCCATATATTTTTCGACGATCAAGATATACACCTTAAAGAATCCTCTCGCTTTGTACCTTCAGGACGAGTTCCTTATGCCCATGACTCACCATTGTACAAATCAGATTTGAACACTGTTAAATTAGAAATTATTAAAAAGTCAAATGTTAATGGCAAATCGTAA
- a CDS encoding helix-turn-helix transcriptional regulator: protein MKTHFDIEKIVEVGVISNELDYDRALIADRKLRLLSKENSHFKKLRMKLRELIVAYENLEWTDLHKLDDDKLSESEQSESIAEQERLFLENRKQAIRKKLKQLDLTQENLGSILGHKSKTHMSELINGIKPFTLKDLIVIHKLLKIDLALLIPVFLSAEDQSKIAEAVSKLDKPKVKLSPTDLVLL, encoded by the coding sequence ATGAAGACACATTTTGATATAGAAAAGATAGTGGAAGTAGGCGTGATCAGCAATGAGCTGGATTATGATAGAGCCCTTATTGCCGACAGGAAATTACGATTACTTTCAAAAGAAAATTCGCACTTCAAAAAGTTGAGAATGAAGTTGCGGGAGCTCATTGTGGCTTATGAAAATTTGGAATGGACCGACCTCCACAAATTGGACGATGATAAGCTCTCAGAAAGCGAGCAGTCAGAATCCATAGCGGAGCAGGAAAGATTGTTCTTGGAGAACAGAAAACAGGCGATAAGAAAAAAACTAAAACAACTCGACCTAACGCAAGAGAATTTGGGATCGATATTGGGGCATAAGAGCAAAACGCATATGTCCGAATTAATAAATGGCATTAAGCCGTTTACGCTGAAAGATCTCATCGTTATCCATAAACTCCTGAAAATTGATCTCGCCCTATTGATCCCTGTATTTCTATCGGCAGAAGATCAAAGTAAGATTGCCGAAGCTGTCTCGAAGCTCGACAAACCAAAAGTAAAGCTTAGCCCTACGGATTTAGTATTGCTCTAG
- a CDS encoding type II toxin-antitoxin system HigB family toxin, with protein sequence MRIVGKKILLKIKKKNIGNKKLCDEIDRLMDDLEKFEPGAMSIATVRHDADNVHSEGFYFFDIHIHRTLILIEIDEDGEATIVWAGTHQEYEAKFKNNKSTIERWLRKNGYIA encoded by the coding sequence ATGCGAATCGTAGGAAAGAAGATTCTATTAAAAATTAAAAAGAAGAACATCGGCAATAAGAAATTGTGCGATGAGATCGACCGACTAATGGATGATTTAGAAAAATTCGAACCCGGCGCCATGAGTATTGCTACTGTTCGCCATGATGCAGATAATGTACATAGCGAAGGGTTTTATTTCTTTGATATACATATTCATCGAACATTAATACTAATTGAAATTGATGAAGATGGAGAGGCCACTATTGTCTGGGCCGGAACGCATCAGGAATATGAGGCTAAATTCAAAAACAATAAGTCAACGATTGAAAGATGGTTGCGTAAAAATGGATACATAGCATAA
- a CDS encoding NAD(P)-binding domain-containing protein: MANNKEVNNSASQSEKAKPETFYHVNIVVIGAGQAGLSAAYYLKKSGIEPGKGFVVIDDETGAGGAWQHRWNSLTLDNVNGINDLPGLSFDETVNTKDKTLMASVALPQYYAAYEKAFELPVIRPLKVKQVTPRKDRFLIHTDGVQFSVKGIINATGTWKSPRFPKYPGSEIFKGQQLHTVDYKNAQAFVGKHVIVVGAGISAIQLLREISEVTETTWVTRRPPEFKDFDFNPDLGREAVAMVEARVRDGLPPRSVVSVTGLPTTPAIRGMMDRGILDRKPMFDEIAEHGVQWADGTTLDADVIFWNTGFHHSLDHLAPLQLMNDQGGIVMSGKLATQVAQDHRIHLAGYGPSASTIGANRAGRIVAKELIDTLGL, encoded by the coding sequence ATGGCAAATAACAAAGAGGTAAATAATAGTGCTTCGCAGTCCGAAAAAGCAAAACCGGAAACTTTTTATCATGTAAATATCGTGGTGATTGGTGCAGGGCAAGCCGGTTTGTCGGCCGCTTATTACTTGAAAAAATCAGGCATTGAGCCGGGGAAAGGATTTGTGGTGATCGATGATGAAACGGGGGCTGGCGGCGCCTGGCAACATCGATGGAATTCATTGACCCTAGATAATGTCAATGGCATTAACGATCTGCCTGGCTTATCTTTTGATGAGACAGTAAACACAAAGGATAAAACCTTGATGGCCTCTGTGGCATTGCCACAATATTATGCAGCGTACGAGAAAGCATTTGAATTACCGGTAATACGGCCACTCAAAGTAAAACAAGTAACCCCCAGAAAAGATCGTTTTCTCATTCATACGGATGGCGTGCAGTTCAGTGTCAAAGGCATTATCAACGCAACGGGCACGTGGAAGTCACCCCGATTTCCAAAATATCCAGGATCGGAAATATTTAAAGGCCAACAACTACATACCGTTGATTATAAAAATGCGCAAGCATTTGTTGGCAAGCATGTTATCGTCGTGGGGGCTGGTATTTCTGCCATTCAGCTATTACGTGAAATCTCTGAAGTAACCGAAACGACTTGGGTAACGCGAAGACCGCCAGAATTCAAAGATTTTGATTTCAATCCAGATTTAGGTCGTGAAGCAGTCGCCATGGTAGAAGCTCGCGTGCGAGATGGCTTACCGCCGCGCTCTGTTGTTTCTGTCACGGGTTTGCCGACAACGCCCGCGATTCGTGGCATGATGGACAGAGGGATTTTGGATCGAAAACCGATGTTTGATGAAATTGCCGAGCATGGTGTGCAATGGGCAGATGGTACCACGCTTGATGCGGATGTGATCTTTTGGAATACCGGATTTCATCATTCGCTGGATCATCTGGCGCCATTGCAATTGATGAACGATCAAGGCGGAATCGTGATGTCAGGGAAATTAGCGACTCAAGTCGCGCAGGATCATCGAATACACCTCGCCGGATATGGCCCATCTGCCTCCACGATAGGCGCAAATAGAGCAGGTCGCATAGTAGCAAAAGAATTGATCGACACGCTGGGTTTATAG
- a CDS encoding DoxX family protein has product MRPGKAKDIGLLIIRAAIGSTMLAFHGIPKISGGLETMEKIGQSMKHIGISFLPIFWGGIATGIEVIGALLFIIGLWTRPVSILLASTMLIATIFHLGEGHGWAKSSHTIELLFVFIAFALMGAGKYSVDKK; this is encoded by the coding sequence ATGAGACCTGGGAAAGCAAAAGATATTGGTTTATTAATTATTAGAGCGGCAATCGGGTCGACGATGCTCGCCTTCCACGGAATCCCTAAAATCAGCGGAGGTTTGGAAACGATGGAAAAGATTGGGCAATCCATGAAACATATTGGCATTAGCTTTCTCCCAATTTTCTGGGGCGGTATCGCCACGGGTATAGAAGTCATTGGTGCATTATTGTTTATCATCGGTCTATGGACTAGGCCGGTCAGCATTCTACTGGCATCTACCATGTTAATAGCGACAATCTTTCACTTGGGAGAAGGTCATGGCTGGGCCAAATCTTCCCACACCATTGAGTTGCTTTTTGTATTTATCGCCTTTGCCCTAATGGGCGCCGGCAAATATAGTGTGGATAAGAAATAA
- the metG gene encoding methionine--tRNA ligase — MDILSKKRYTITSALPYANGPLHIGHLAGAYIPADIFVRFLRLQGKDVVYVCGSDEHGAAITIKAKKEGVTPKEIIDQYNTQIKESFEEFGISFDIYHRTSERIHHELSQEFFLNLYEKGEFIERFSAQYYDEEFHQFLADRYITGTCPHCQNEGAYGDQCEKCGTSLSPTDLINPKSTLSGKPPVLKETKHWYLPLDKYQDWLEKWLIEGKKDVLKSNVFGQCQSWLKSGLQPRSMTRDLDWGVDVPLEEAEGKKLYVWLDAPIGYISATKQWALDHSKNWEDYWKAKGNPEEESTLIHFIGKDNIVFHCIIFPAILHAHGEYILPENVPANEFLNLEGEKLSTSRNHAVWLHEYLQEFPDKQDELRYVLTSILPETSDSEFTWKDFQARVNNELVAILGNFVNRVLVLSHKYFEGAVSMGSTLTTEDNALLAELETYPGLIQQSVGQYRFREAMAQFMNAARLGNKYLADEEPWKVIKTDEERVKTVLYVAAQIVANLAIMAQPFLPKTATKLFDMLNMPPLPWDRAGQSELISNGHQLNAASLLFEKITDEQVEQQLQKLVEAKAQNAQKVVPAAPAKANISFDDFGKLDIRVGTILEAEKVAKTKKLLKLTIDTGIDQRTVVSGIAEFFKPEDIVGRQVSILVNLEPREIKGILSQGMILMAEDADGRLDFVQPSTAIKAGSTVR; from the coding sequence TTGGATATTCTAAGTAAAAAACGCTATACAATAACCTCCGCATTGCCTTATGCTAATGGCCCACTGCATATTGGACATCTTGCCGGAGCTTATATACCCGCCGATATTTTCGTGCGGTTTCTACGTCTGCAAGGAAAGGATGTCGTCTATGTCTGCGGGTCAGATGAGCACGGCGCGGCGATCACGATCAAAGCGAAGAAAGAAGGCGTAACGCCCAAAGAAATCATCGACCAATACAACACCCAGATCAAAGAAAGCTTCGAGGAGTTTGGAATATCCTTTGATATTTACCATCGTACTTCCGAGCGTATACATCACGAATTATCGCAAGAGTTTTTCCTGAACTTGTACGAAAAAGGGGAGTTTATCGAGCGCTTTTCAGCGCAATATTATGATGAAGAGTTTCACCAGTTTCTGGCCGATCGCTACATCACCGGAACCTGCCCCCATTGCCAGAACGAAGGGGCCTATGGCGACCAGTGCGAGAAATGTGGCACTTCCTTGAGTCCTACCGATCTTATCAACCCAAAATCTACGTTAAGTGGTAAACCACCCGTTTTGAAGGAAACCAAACACTGGTATCTGCCTTTGGATAAGTATCAAGATTGGTTAGAGAAGTGGTTGATTGAAGGAAAGAAAGATGTCCTTAAATCGAATGTGTTTGGCCAATGCCAGTCTTGGTTAAAATCAGGCTTGCAACCAAGATCTATGACTCGCGATTTGGATTGGGGGGTCGATGTACCCTTGGAGGAAGCTGAGGGTAAGAAGTTGTATGTGTGGTTGGATGCACCAATTGGATACATTTCTGCCACCAAACAATGGGCGTTGGATCACAGCAAAAACTGGGAAGATTACTGGAAAGCAAAAGGAAATCCCGAAGAAGAATCTACCTTGATTCACTTCATTGGTAAAGACAATATCGTCTTCCATTGTATTATCTTTCCAGCGATTTTACATGCACATGGCGAATATATTCTGCCGGAAAATGTGCCTGCTAACGAATTTTTGAACCTGGAAGGAGAGAAACTTTCTACTTCACGTAACCATGCCGTTTGGCTACACGAATACCTACAGGAATTTCCGGACAAACAGGATGAATTACGTTATGTCTTAACGTCCATATTGCCAGAAACATCCGATAGTGAGTTTACTTGGAAGGATTTTCAAGCGCGTGTCAATAATGAGTTAGTAGCGATTCTCGGTAATTTCGTGAATAGGGTACTAGTACTGTCTCATAAATATTTTGAAGGCGCGGTAAGTATGGGTTCTACATTAACTACCGAAGATAATGCTCTTCTTGCCGAATTGGAAACCTACCCAGGGTTGATACAACAATCGGTAGGTCAATATCGTTTCCGTGAGGCGATGGCGCAATTTATGAACGCTGCCCGCTTAGGGAATAAATACCTGGCCGACGAAGAACCTTGGAAGGTGATCAAAACTGATGAAGAACGCGTGAAAACCGTGCTTTATGTAGCGGCACAGATTGTGGCAAACCTGGCCATCATGGCACAGCCTTTCTTGCCGAAGACAGCAACAAAGCTATTTGACATGCTAAATATGCCACCGTTGCCTTGGGATCGCGCAGGACAGTCGGAATTGATATCTAACGGCCACCAATTGAATGCTGCTTCGCTTTTATTTGAAAAAATTACGGACGAGCAGGTGGAGCAACAATTGCAGAAACTGGTAGAAGCCAAAGCACAAAATGCTCAAAAAGTAGTTCCTGCAGCACCAGCTAAAGCAAACATTAGCTTTGATGATTTTGGGAAGCTAGACATTCGCGTGGGTACTATTTTGGAAGCCGAGAAGGTGGCGAAAACCAAAAAATTATTAAAGCTAACCATCGACACTGGCATAGATCAGCGTACCGTGGTTTCTGGTATTGCCGAGTTTTTTAAACCAGAAGATATTGTTGGGCGCCAAGTATCCATTTTGGTCAACCTTGAGCCTAGAGAGATTAAAGGCATTCTATCGCAGGGCATGATTCTGATGGCCGAAGATGCGGATGGCCGTCTTGATTTTGTGCAGCCAAGTACAGCAATAAAAGCCGGAAGTACGGTTCGATAA